A region of Dioscorea cayenensis subsp. rotundata cultivar TDr96_F1 chromosome 5, TDr96_F1_v2_PseudoChromosome.rev07_lg8_w22 25.fasta, whole genome shotgun sequence DNA encodes the following proteins:
- the LOC120260846 gene encoding SNARE-interacting protein KEULE-like gives MIEELIQKLSKDELPKHEYACMNDPVPTIHGFSQSSSFWTGQPQSAHSMRSRRTAATWVSPWNSDDGYSNDSVLRHASSDLRKMGQ, from the exons ATGATAGAG GAGTTAATTCAGAAGCTTAGCAAAGATGAATTACCGAAGCATGAGTATGCTTGCATGAATGACCCTGTTCCTACCATCCATGGATTCTCACAGAGTTCATCATTTTGGACTGGTCAACCTCAGTCAGCTCATTCCATGAGGTCAAGGCGGACTGCTGCTACTTGGGTTAGTCCATGGAATTCTGATGATGGGTATTCTAA TGATTCAGTACTGAGGCATGCATCAAGTGATCTCAGGAAGATGGGTCAATGA